From the genome of Leptolyngbya iicbica LK, one region includes:
- a CDS encoding DUF554 domain-containing protein, protein MLSFWARTSGTWINVATVLVGSGLGLLLRQHLPLAMQQVITQALGLLTLVIGFAMSRSLFEVQAGPIDGVILGLLALVIGGLLGEWWQLEQKLVAIGDTLKAKVKGGGRFTEGFVAASLLFCIGPMTILGSLNNGLSGDNALLMLKAVMDGLAAIALTGSYGIGVGFSAFTVLLVQGGLSLLAGSLSTVIVDPTTDPSVMLTTGIGGMMIIGLGLGLLEVSKIRVASFLPALVMGPLVVAIALRLPQ, encoded by the coding sequence ATGTTGAGCTTTTGGGCACGCACCAGCGGCACATGGATCAATGTGGCCACGGTCCTCGTCGGGTCAGGATTGGGCCTCTTGCTGCGGCAGCATTTGCCGCTAGCCATGCAGCAAGTCATCACCCAGGCGTTGGGGCTGCTGACCCTCGTGATTGGGTTTGCTATGTCACGCAGCTTGTTTGAGGTGCAGGCTGGCCCGATTGATGGCGTCATTTTGGGGCTGTTGGCCCTGGTCATCGGCGGTCTACTGGGGGAATGGTGGCAGCTTGAGCAAAAGTTGGTGGCGATCGGCGACACCCTCAAGGCCAAAGTCAAAGGGGGCGGGCGCTTTACCGAAGGATTTGTTGCCGCGAGTCTGCTCTTTTGCATTGGCCCGATGACGATTTTGGGCAGCCTCAACAATGGCCTGTCCGGTGACAATGCTCTGCTGATGCTCAAAGCCGTGATGGATGGCCTTGCCGCGATCGCGCTCACGGGCTCTTACGGCATCGGCGTCGGCTTTTCCGCATTCACAGTATTGCTGGTGCAGGGGGGGCTGTCGCTGCTTGCTGGGAGCCTGTCCACTGTGATCGTCGATCCCACCACCGATCCCTCGGTGATGCTCACCACGGGCATTGGCGGCATGATGATCATTGGGTTGGGCCTGGGCCTGCTGGAAGTCAGCAAAATCCGCGTCGCCTCATTTCTCCCTGCCCTGGTGATGGGGCCATTGGTGGTCGCGATCGCCCTACGCCTGCCTCAGTGA
- a CDS encoding tellurite resistance TerB family protein, with the protein MGLFDSVFNEGQAEQQIELKPEEAFAAVALVAIAADGYLSDQEGRDMTHMLERMHLFQSYSHEVMHRMFDKLLSILKIQGPGKLIDLAKAQLPADLRETAFAIATDLVLSDGTVTAQEQAFLDDLYRILEIPGDTALQIVQVMTIKNRG; encoded by the coding sequence ATGGGGTTATTCGATAGCGTATTTAACGAAGGGCAAGCTGAGCAGCAGATTGAACTCAAGCCAGAAGAAGCGTTTGCTGCCGTCGCCTTGGTGGCGATCGCCGCTGATGGGTATTTATCCGACCAAGAGGGGCGCGACATGACCCATATGCTTGAGCGGATGCACCTGTTTCAGAGCTACTCTCACGAAGTCATGCACCGCATGTTTGACAAGCTATTGTCCATCCTGAAAATTCAAGGCCCTGGCAAGCTGATCGATTTGGCCAAAGCGCAACTGCCCGCCGATCTGCGGGAGACGGCCTTTGCGATCGCCACCGATCTGGTCTTGTCTGATGGCACCGTCACTGCTCAAGAACAAGCCTTTTTGGATGACCTCTATCGCATTCTTGAAATTCCTGGCGACACCGCATTGCAAATTGTGCAGGTAATGACCATCAAAAATCGTGGTTAA
- a CDS encoding RnfABCDGE type electron transport complex subunit D has product MFRDARDYQILFLSLFLCLGLATRDWTLRPAVIGVAIATTLLTQTLLSLWCSYQAASVGATGELLLPVTLTTGTSSPRWQLIRENFSFNWRSPLISALGLSLLLRVDHWPTMALAAFVAIASKFWLKVDGKHCFNPANIGIIAALSFTHDAWVSPGQWGEEIWYALIFLGAGGMVLKRVGRWDTTAAFLGSYALLEAMRNLYLGWTWDVWLHRLSSGSLLLFALFMVTDPRSIPNARPARLIWALSIAGLTFVLRNYFYLSTAVFWALFLLSPLTIALDRLWQSDRFVWKVGTARNPVIG; this is encoded by the coding sequence ATGTTTCGAGACGCCCGTGACTATCAGATTTTATTTTTATCGCTGTTTTTGTGTTTGGGGTTGGCTACGCGCGATTGGACGCTGCGACCCGCCGTGATTGGGGTCGCGATCGCCACTACCCTGCTGACCCAAACGCTCTTGTCGCTATGGTGCAGCTATCAAGCGGCCAGTGTGGGAGCAACGGGCGAACTGTTGTTGCCTGTCACCCTCACCACTGGCACCTCCAGCCCGCGCTGGCAACTGATCCGGGAAAACTTTTCGTTCAATTGGCGGAGTCCGCTAATTTCGGCGTTGGGGCTGAGTTTATTACTGCGGGTCGATCACTGGCCCACGATGGCGTTAGCGGCGTTTGTGGCGATCGCCAGCAAATTTTGGCTCAAAGTCGATGGCAAGCACTGCTTCAATCCGGCCAACATCGGCATTATTGCCGCGCTGAGTTTCACCCACGACGCCTGGGTATCGCCAGGGCAGTGGGGCGAGGAAATTTGGTACGCGCTGATTTTTCTCGGAGCGGGGGGCATGGTGCTCAAGCGGGTGGGCCGCTGGGACACGACCGCCGCTTTTTTGGGCAGCTACGCCCTGCTCGAAGCGATGCGAAATCTGTATCTCGGCTGGACCTGGGATGTGTGGCTGCATCGCCTGTCTAGCGGATCGCTGTTGCTATTTGCGCTATTCATGGTGACGGATCCGCGATCGATTCCCAATGCGCGGCCAGCGCGACTGATCTGGGCGCTGAGCATTGCCGGACTGACCTTCGTTTTGCGGAATTATTTTTATCTCTCAACCGCCGTGTTTTGGGCGCTCTTTCTCCTATCGCCCCTGACGATCGCCCTTGATCGCCTGTGGCAATCCGACCGCTTTGTCTGGAAAGTCGGGACCGCCCGCAACCCCGTGATTGGTTAG
- a CDS encoding 2-phosphosulfolactate phosphatase family protein, which translates to MKVFVYHTPEEVPEGNLPDCAIAIDVLRATSTMAAAFNVGAESIHVFSDLDELRTKSDACPADKRLLAGERGGAKVEGFDLGNSPLDHTQERSHGRHLFMSTTNGTRCLQRIQQAPVVITAALTTRQAVVNFVLQQNPAEVWLVGSGWQGDYSLEDTVCAGAIVHQLAAQLGSDLKTLAGNDSAIAAVSLYEQWQDSLLELLQCASHGQRLLGLHQEEDLKYCAQLDVLDLVPIQSEPGTLVLNS; encoded by the coding sequence GTGAAGGTATTTGTCTATCACACCCCCGAAGAAGTTCCGGAAGGAAATTTACCCGATTGCGCGATCGCGATCGATGTTTTACGCGCCACCTCGACCATGGCCGCCGCTTTCAATGTTGGTGCTGAGTCCATTCACGTCTTCAGCGACCTCGACGAACTGCGCACCAAAAGCGACGCTTGCCCAGCCGACAAACGGCTCCTGGCAGGAGAACGAGGCGGGGCAAAAGTTGAGGGGTTTGATTTGGGCAATTCACCCCTCGACCATACCCAAGAGCGCTCCCATGGTCGCCACTTATTCATGAGCACCACCAATGGCACTCGCTGTCTACAGCGCATTCAGCAAGCTCCGGTAGTCATTACCGCAGCCCTCACGACTCGCCAGGCTGTCGTCAACTTTGTGCTGCAACAAAACCCGGCTGAGGTGTGGCTAGTGGGTTCTGGCTGGCAAGGCGATTATTCGTTAGAAGATACCGTCTGTGCCGGGGCGATCGTCCACCAGTTAGCCGCTCAGTTAGGCTCTGATCTCAAAACGCTGGCGGGCAATGACTCCGCGATCGCCGCCGTGAGCCTGTATGAGCAATGGCAAGACTCTTTGCTAGAACTGCTGCAATGCGCGAGCCACGGTCAACGCCTGCTGGGCCTCCATCAAGAAGAGGATCTGAAATATTGCGCGCAACTCGACGTGTTGGATTTGGTGCCCATCCAATCCGAACCCGGTACGCTTGTCCTCAATTCCTAA
- the cbiT gene encoding precorrin-6Y C5,15-methyltransferase subunit CbiT, whose protein sequence is MAPLWPYVTPGIPDHLFEQLPGIPISKREVRLLMVGALRLKPDAQLWDLGAGTGTLVVEAALLCPQGQVVAVERDPEVANLIRLNCDRFQLSNVQVVEGMAPDCLDTLPPHPDCVMIEGGKSMREVVEAAWHHLPSGGRLVVTTGTLETLYGIAETFAQLCVRNVEIVQPAINRLETRGHQQVFKAIDPVFLLSGEKLD, encoded by the coding sequence ATGGCACCTCTTTGGCCTTACGTTACCCCCGGCATTCCCGATCACTTGTTTGAGCAATTACCCGGCATTCCCATCAGTAAGCGGGAAGTACGGCTGTTAATGGTGGGGGCGTTGCGCCTGAAGCCCGATGCTCAGCTTTGGGATTTGGGCGCGGGGACTGGCACCCTGGTGGTGGAAGCGGCGCTGCTGTGTCCCCAGGGTCAGGTGGTGGCGGTAGAGCGCGATCCCGAGGTGGCGAACCTGATTCGGCTGAACTGCGATCGCTTTCAACTCTCCAACGTGCAAGTGGTGGAAGGAATGGCCCCTGATTGTTTGGACACCCTGCCACCGCACCCCGATTGCGTGATGATCGAAGGGGGCAAATCTATGCGCGAAGTGGTGGAAGCGGCTTGGCATCACCTGCCGAGCGGGGGGCGTCTCGTCGTCACCACGGGCACGCTGGAAACTTTGTATGGCATTGCTGAAACCTTTGCCCAGCTCTGCGTCCGCAATGTCGAGATTGTGCAGCCCGCGATCAATCGGTTAGAAACACGGGGCCATCAGCAGGTGTTTAAGGCGATCGATCCGGTCTTTTTGCTCAGTGGTGAAAAGCTCGATTAA
- a CDS encoding DUF2085 domain-containing protein, whose product MQGSVSARPFQRTWLSWFADLVLLAMVSGPFAAPFLAASGIPILVQISDIIYFMGRQVCPQPEMGVALAGDHIAAVCMRCYGTIFGLIGMRWLYQRDRGQSAYWLDQYGLVGFGLTFALCMAYPAELALQGFDWWPMDNVRMTLFGAIAGIGLGAYIMPIFHGHPKED is encoded by the coding sequence ATGCAAGGTTCTGTTTCTGCGCGTCCGTTTCAGCGAACTTGGTTAAGTTGGTTTGCTGACCTAGTATTGTTGGCTATGGTGAGCGGGCCATTTGCCGCGCCTTTTTTGGCGGCATCGGGTATCCCCATCCTGGTGCAGATTAGCGACATCATTTATTTCATGGGGCGACAGGTTTGTCCTCAACCGGAGATGGGGGTGGCGCTGGCGGGCGACCACATCGCGGCGGTGTGTATGCGCTGCTACGGCACGATTTTTGGCCTGATCGGGATGCGCTGGCTCTATCAGCGCGATCGCGGCCAATCGGCCTACTGGTTAGATCAGTATGGCTTAGTGGGGTTTGGCCTCACCTTTGCTCTCTGTATGGCTTATCCCGCCGAGTTGGCGCTGCAAGGGTTTGACTGGTGGCCGATGGATAACGTCCGTATGACTCTGTTCGGGGCGATCGCGGGGATCGGCCTTGGAGCCTACATCATGCCCATCTTCCATGGTCATCCCAAAGAAGATTGA
- a CDS encoding DUF3747 domain-containing protein — MKSVKALKLMVAAAATTVGIMGSFTSAQAIDFQAVEVDESSMISVAIPAGSLVPYKLWLIRETQPGANCFSVNGDNPGIVEPLWQVNSGCGAGFDSNAYSIRVGGEELRGQYALTVEERNGELLLLGKPLRGRSFVIGRTGGIVPGGYMEIDLDPGWRITQRFYDGSRLSHFYYTNDASLASLLDDGPIVTDPTPPTTPPTTPPQYPFPDIQRDIYAAEITAAYNMGIVAGGTDGNFDPLRPVTREEAASIVVEALRTRGFTIPDTTTRAPFPDVPANRWSAAKISALASRGILAGDPSGLFRPTDTVTRAEVMSMLRRASEQIVAAGSQDVRAARLTPTGDVFNFSDTAGHWNQETIAMMSAYCNIATPYNERGTAFQPNAASLRNYTTAATFRMVDCGATPLP; from the coding sequence ATGAAATCAGTGAAAGCATTGAAATTGATGGTGGCCGCCGCCGCCACCACCGTTGGCATCATGGGGAGCTTTACGTCGGCTCAAGCGATCGATTTTCAAGCCGTTGAAGTAGACGAAAGCAGCATGATTTCGGTGGCCATTCCTGCCGGCAGTCTCGTCCCTTACAAACTCTGGCTAATTCGCGAAACGCAACCTGGGGCCAACTGCTTTTCTGTTAATGGCGATAACCCGGGCATTGTAGAGCCCCTGTGGCAAGTTAACAGCGGTTGTGGCGCCGGGTTTGATTCCAACGCCTACTCCATTCGCGTTGGGGGAGAAGAATTGCGCGGCCAGTATGCCCTGACTGTTGAAGAGCGTAACGGCGAGTTACTGCTGCTGGGTAAACCTCTCCGGGGCCGCTCTTTTGTCATTGGTCGTACGGGGGGCATCGTCCCCGGTGGCTATATGGAAATCGATTTGGATCCCGGTTGGCGCATTACTCAGCGCTTTTATGACGGGAGTCGGCTGAGCCATTTTTATTACACCAATGATGCATCGCTGGCTTCATTGTTAGATGACGGCCCGATTGTCACCGATCCCACGCCGCCAACTACACCGCCAACCACGCCGCCGCAATATCCCTTCCCTGATATTCAGAGAGATATCTATGCGGCTGAGATTACCGCTGCCTACAACATGGGGATCGTCGCTGGGGGCACCGACGGCAACTTTGATCCGCTGCGGCCCGTCACCCGAGAAGAGGCGGCTTCCATCGTGGTAGAAGCACTCAGGACTAGAGGATTCACCATCCCCGATACGACAACGCGAGCCCCCTTCCCCGATGTGCCAGCAAATCGTTGGAGTGCGGCCAAGATTTCTGCCCTGGCAAGTCGGGGTATTCTCGCAGGGGATCCCAGTGGCTTGTTCCGCCCCACGGATACCGTGACGCGGGCTGAGGTGATGTCAATGTTGCGGCGGGCATCTGAGCAAATCGTGGCGGCGGGTTCCCAAGATGTGCGGGCAGCTCGGTTAACGCCGACGGGAGATGTCTTTAACTTCTCTGACACGGCAGGTCACTGGAACCAAGAAACCATCGCCATGATGTCGGCTTACTGCAATATCGCGACGCCTTACAACGAGCGAGGCACGGCCTTCCAACCCAATGCAGCTTCGTTGCGTAACTACACGACAGCGGCGACCTTCCGCATGGTCGATTGTGGTGCAACCCCTCTGCCCTAA
- a CDS encoding DUF2330 domain-containing protein, whose product MKNLRVVLIGAIAVIACLCFARPVWAFCGFYVAKADTSLYNEASQVIIARDGDRTVLTMANDYQGEVSDFAMVVPVPTVLQEGQVNVGDPAIVQRLDDFSAPRLVEYFDPDPCAPVRLFDEAELMLPAAAPQSADRGAASNEALGVTVEAQFAVGEYEIVILSAEESNGLETWLIQNDYNIPRGASELLQPYIRQGLKFFVAKVNLDEFDRAGFQQLRPIQIAYESPRFMLPIRLGMMNAQGDQDLVAYLLTPDGQVELTNYRTVKIPSDVNLPTYVEEEFGGFYSAMFQRSYERENKEVAFLEYAWSMAGCDPCSAEPLNAAELRQAGAFWVAPNSSPWESNVFITRLHVRYSRNKFPEDLVFQQTNNQEFFQGRYVMQHPFLGEATCPAGRDYRRSLPARFEQEAQTLARLTGWDINDIRRRLPAVGVRPVDESDDSWWEELWQRSSQLFQQVATAG is encoded by the coding sequence ATGAAAAATTTGCGTGTTGTCTTAATTGGGGCGATCGCGGTGATTGCCTGTCTCTGTTTTGCTCGTCCCGTATGGGCTTTTTGTGGCTTTTACGTGGCGAAGGCCGATACCAGTTTGTATAACGAAGCGTCGCAGGTCATCATCGCGCGGGATGGCGATCGCACCGTGCTGACCATGGCCAATGACTATCAGGGCGAGGTGAGCGACTTTGCCATGGTCGTGCCAGTGCCGACGGTGCTGCAAGAGGGTCAGGTGAATGTGGGCGATCCGGCGATCGTGCAGCGGCTGGATGATTTCAGCGCTCCTCGCCTGGTGGAATATTTTGACCCCGACCCTTGCGCCCCCGTTCGCCTGTTTGATGAAGCCGAATTGATGCTGCCAGCGGCGGCTCCCCAGTCCGCCGATCGCGGGGCCGCCAGCAATGAAGCCCTGGGGGTGACGGTCGAAGCGCAATTTGCCGTGGGCGAATACGAAATCGTCATTCTCAGCGCCGAGGAATCCAACGGGCTGGAAACCTGGCTCATCCAAAATGACTACAATATTCCGCGCGGTGCCAGCGAACTGCTACAGCCCTACATTCGCCAGGGGCTCAAGTTCTTCGTCGCCAAGGTGAATCTGGATGAGTTCGATCGCGCGGGCTTTCAACAGTTGCGCCCCATCCAAATCGCCTACGAGTCGCCCCGCTTTATGTTGCCGATTCGCCTCGGCATGATGAATGCTCAAGGCGACCAGGATTTGGTGGCCTACCTGCTGACCCCCGACGGCCAGGTGGAATTGACCAACTATCGCACCGTCAAAATCCCCTCTGATGTCAATTTGCCAACCTATGTGGAAGAGGAGTTTGGTGGGTTTTACAGCGCCATGTTTCAGCGCAGCTACGAGCGGGAGAACAAAGAAGTCGCCTTTTTGGAATATGCCTGGAGCATGGCGGGCTGTGATCCCTGTTCGGCAGAGCCGTTGAATGCGGCGGAACTGCGACAGGCGGGGGCGTTTTGGGTCGCGCCCAACAGCTCCCCGTGGGAGAGCAATGTCTTCATCACCCGTCTGCATGTGCGCTACTCCCGCAACAAATTCCCCGAAGATTTGGTCTTTCAGCAAACCAACAACCAGGAATTCTTCCAAGGTCGCTATGTGATGCAGCATCCCTTTTTGGGGGAGGCCACCTGTCCGGCGGGGCGCGACTATCGGCGATCGCTGCCCGCCCGCTTTGAACAAGAGGCCCAAACCCTGGCCCGCCTCACCGGGTGGGACATCAACGACATTCGCCGTCGGTTGCCCGCAGTGGGGGTGCGCCCCGTCGATGAGTCCGACGACTCCTGGTGGGAAGAACTGTGGCAGCGATCGAGCCAACTGTTCCAGCAAGTCGCTACAGCGGGATAA
- a CDS encoding DEAD/DEAH box helicase → MAANSPAQQQQRLENTYRQLPEVQRTIAQVFAIYYEPVSRVNAGQIWNSVMPEWAGRSRIKPLTAPQFSAQVTKMLQTGALIQERGLGPACPDELVDIVVRDAIALGTFEPIVQALHQQVASRRRYNTHGPRTFVDETAWLRELRIAIYRQDTAEIDELLADADQAYWRRTRSFPEILQHIVNNPFDADWFDSLSLAFRQYGLRLTLAEAARTGEAAETAFDNVEALYQDNQLDAATTLVYIEQLWLRGHLREASGILSESSPGEEPSKYLALKGAIAFLTGDVEEAIADFRTSLKQAGKSKGAQAAWFDSPATAMFLLALLQQGQPEDYKQALACCQLLQQYKGHWLHDSMSLLEKVIQIQAGLISKVPDRLRRNEDYFLDIPGIPALLEAYCIYWLNTGNFRGWLPDYLERLYRDASRADYGWFAMEFAALVAHLGEGVEQYDIYGELAEALREECGSQPLLDIVKIQEPWELSLKALSQLTKTVAPGSPAAKPVFRLAWRLQFTGMEFWNLTPVEQKLSTKGGWTRGKQISLKRFTSPRDTPDYLTDQDRQIVAHLEVEHQQYYYYGSPTYTFGDGALLALVGHPLVFWADMPDIRIDVVKGEPELLVKEIAGDRLRISLMPQINAYDAVLALKETPTRLKVLDVNADHRRIAQLLAPDNRLEVPAFAKDQVLKAITGMSSLITIQSDIGGGVAAEEVPADPTPRVHLLPAGEGLRVSLLAHPFPEGGSYYKPGDGGKTVIAEVEGKRLQTERDLKEEKRRAKELKTTCPVLQTHKPSKGEWVIDEPEDCLNLLVQLQEMGDRVCIEWPEGEKFRVSQQLGLSNFNFNIRSQQDWFAASGEIQVSDTQVMDLQQLMALMAQSSGNFIELSDGQFLALTDEFRKRLKTLQRLSDGKGKDLRIHGLAALALEDMVEDVAQLKVDKAWKQHLKRIKTAQSIEPSVPKTLQAELRDYQHEGFTWLSRLAHWGVGACLADDMGLGKTLQAIALILTRCDTGPTLVIAPTSVCMNWASEAERFAPSLTVKPFGPGDRQQMLDTLAPGDLVVCSYGLLQQDNEAKMLAQVQWQNIVLDEAQAIKNQDTKRSQAAMALQGDFKILTTGTPIENHLGELWNLFRFINPGLLGSLDSFNQRFANPIERDRDESAREALRRLIQPFILRRTKDQVLKELPSRTEITLQVELSKPEMAFYEALRREAVEKLADSDANAGQKHLQVLAEIMRLRRACCNPQLVRPELGLPSAKLDQFGEVLAEILDNDHKALVFSQFVDHLTILREYLDRQKIAYQYLDGSTPAKTRKKRVDAFQNGEGDVFLISLKAGGTGLNLTAADFVIHMDPWWNPAVEDQASDRAHRIGQQRPVTIYRLVAQGTIEDKIVALHKTKRDLADSLLSGTDVSSKISTDELLALIQG, encoded by the coding sequence ATGGCTGCTAACTCACCTGCTCAACAGCAACAACGTTTAGAAAACACCTATCGGCAACTGCCTGAGGTGCAGCGGACGATCGCCCAGGTGTTTGCCATTTATTATGAGCCCGTGAGTCGGGTGAATGCGGGCCAAATTTGGAACTCGGTCATGCCGGAATGGGCGGGACGCAGTCGCATCAAGCCCTTGACCGCGCCGCAGTTCAGCGCCCAGGTGACCAAAATGCTGCAAACCGGGGCATTGATTCAAGAACGGGGTCTGGGACCAGCATGTCCCGATGAGTTGGTGGATATTGTGGTGCGGGATGCGATCGCCCTCGGCACCTTTGAGCCCATTGTCCAGGCCCTCCATCAACAAGTGGCCTCGCGACGCCGCTACAACACCCACGGCCCGCGTACCTTTGTGGATGAAACCGCCTGGTTGCGAGAATTACGCATCGCCATTTATCGCCAAGACACCGCCGAAATTGATGAACTGTTGGCCGATGCAGATCAAGCCTATTGGCGGCGGACGCGATCGTTTCCTGAAATCCTGCAACACATCGTCAATAATCCCTTTGATGCCGACTGGTTTGACTCCCTCTCGCTGGCATTTCGGCAATATGGGCTGCGGCTGACCCTGGCCGAAGCCGCCCGCACCGGGGAGGCAGCGGAGACTGCTTTTGATAACGTGGAAGCGTTGTATCAAGACAACCAGCTCGATGCGGCTACAACGCTGGTTTACATTGAGCAGCTCTGGTTGCGCGGGCATTTGCGCGAAGCCAGTGGAATTTTATCGGAATCGTCACCGGGGGAGGAACCCAGTAAGTATCTGGCGCTGAAGGGCGCGATCGCATTTCTGACGGGCGATGTGGAGGAAGCGATCGCCGATTTTCGCACCAGTCTTAAACAAGCGGGAAAATCGAAAGGGGCGCAGGCGGCCTGGTTCGACTCCCCAGCAACGGCAATGTTTTTGCTGGCGCTCCTGCAACAGGGTCAGCCCGAAGACTACAAACAGGCGCTGGCTTGCTGCCAGCTATTGCAGCAATACAAAGGTCACTGGCTACATGACAGCATGTCCCTTTTGGAAAAGGTGATTCAGATTCAGGCTGGTCTGATTAGCAAGGTCCCCGATCGCCTGCGGCGCAACGAAGATTATTTTCTCGACATTCCCGGTATTCCGGCGCTGCTGGAAGCCTACTGTATTTACTGGTTGAATACGGGCAACTTTCGTGGGTGGTTACCGGATTATTTAGAGCGGCTGTATCGCGATGCCTCGCGAGCCGACTATGGCTGGTTTGCCATGGAATTTGCGGCCCTGGTGGCCCATTTGGGCGAAGGCGTCGAGCAGTACGACATTTACGGCGAATTGGCCGAGGCTCTGCGGGAAGAGTGCGGCAGTCAGCCGCTGTTGGATATCGTCAAAATTCAAGAGCCGTGGGAATTGTCGCTCAAGGCTTTGAGCCAGCTGACGAAAACCGTGGCTCCCGGCAGTCCGGCGGCGAAACCTGTCTTTCGGCTGGCGTGGCGGCTCCAGTTCACCGGCATGGAGTTTTGGAATCTGACGCCGGTGGAGCAAAAGCTGAGCACCAAAGGGGGTTGGACGCGGGGCAAGCAAATTTCCCTCAAGCGGTTCACCTCACCCCGCGACACGCCCGACTATCTGACCGATCAGGATCGCCAAATCGTCGCCCATTTAGAAGTCGAACATCAGCAGTATTACTACTATGGCTCCCCGACCTATACCTTTGGGGACGGTGCCTTGCTGGCGTTGGTGGGGCATCCCCTCGTGTTTTGGGCCGACATGCCCGACATTCGCATCGATGTGGTGAAAGGGGAGCCCGAACTGCTGGTGAAGGAAATTGCGGGCGATCGCCTGCGCATTTCCCTGATGCCGCAAATCAACGCCTACGATGCGGTACTGGCCCTCAAGGAAACGCCGACTCGGCTCAAGGTACTAGACGTGAACGCCGATCATCGCCGCATTGCCCAACTTCTCGCGCCCGATAATCGTCTGGAAGTCCCCGCTTTCGCCAAAGACCAAGTCCTGAAGGCGATTACGGGCATGTCGTCGTTAATCACCATTCAATCCGACATTGGCGGTGGCGTTGCCGCTGAGGAAGTGCCCGCCGACCCCACGCCCCGAGTGCATCTGTTGCCCGCTGGGGAAGGACTCAGGGTATCGCTGCTGGCCCATCCTTTCCCAGAAGGCGGGTCTTACTATAAGCCGGGTGATGGCGGCAAAACGGTGATTGCGGAAGTGGAGGGCAAGCGGCTGCAAACCGAGCGAGATCTCAAGGAAGAGAAGCGCCGGGCTAAGGAGCTCAAAACCACCTGTCCGGTACTGCAAACCCACAAGCCCAGCAAAGGGGAGTGGGTGATCGACGAACCCGAGGACTGTCTCAATCTATTGGTGCAGTTGCAGGAGATGGGCGATCGCGTTTGTATCGAGTGGCCCGAGGGCGAAAAGTTTCGCGTGTCGCAGCAGTTGGGCCTGTCCAACTTCAATTTCAATATTCGCAGTCAGCAAGACTGGTTTGCCGCCAGCGGCGAGATTCAGGTCAGCGACACCCAGGTGATGGATCTGCAACAGTTGATGGCGCTGATGGCCCAGTCTTCCGGCAACTTCATTGAACTGTCAGACGGGCAATTTCTGGCCTTGACCGATGAATTTCGCAAGCGGCTGAAAACGTTGCAGCGACTCTCCGACGGCAAGGGTAAAGACCTGCGCATTCACGGCCTCGCCGCCCTCGCCCTCGAAGACATGGTGGAAGATGTCGCCCAGCTCAAGGTGGACAAAGCCTGGAAACAGCATCTCAAGCGCATCAAAACCGCTCAGTCCATCGAGCCGTCAGTCCCCAAAACCCTCCAGGCGGAGCTGCGGGACTATCAGCACGAAGGCTTTACGTGGCTATCGCGGCTGGCTCACTGGGGCGTCGGTGCGTGTCTGGCGGACGACATGGGCCTGGGCAAAACCTTGCAGGCGATCGCCCTCATCCTCACCCGCTGCGACACCGGCCCCACCCTGGTCATCGCCCCCACTTCGGTGTGCATGAACTGGGCCAGCGAGGCAGAGCGATTTGCCCCCAGCCTGACGGTGAAGCCGTTTGGTCCCGGCGATCGCCAGCAGATGCTCGACACCCTGGCACCCGGCGATCTGGTGGTGTGCAGTTACGGCCTGCTGCAGCAAGACAACGAAGCGAAAATGCTCGCCCAGGTGCAGTGGCAAAACATTGTGCTGGACGAAGCCCAAGCCATCAAAAATCAAGACACGAAGCGATCGCAGGCGGCCATGGCTCTGCAAGGCGACTTCAAGATTCTCACCACGGGCACCCCGATTGAAAACCATCTGGGGGAACTGTGGAATCTGTTTCGCTTCATCAATCCGGGACTGCTGGGGTCGCTGGATAGCTTTAACCAGCGGTTTGCTAACCCGATTGAGCGCGATCGCGATGAGTCCGCGCGGGAAGCCCTGCGGCGACTGATCCAGCCCTTCATTCTGCGACGCACCAAAGACCAGGTGCTCAAAGAACTGCCCTCTCGCACGGAGATCACCCTGCAAGTGGAGCTCAGCAAACCCGAAATGGCCTTTTACGAAGCCCTGCGCCGGGAAGCAGTGGAAAAACTGGCTGACAGCGACGCTAATGCCGGACAAAAGCACCTGCAAGTGCTGGCGGAAATCATGCGCCTGCGCCGGGCCTGCTGTAATCCGCAACTGGTGCGCCCCGAACTCGGTCTGCCCAGCGCCAAGCTCGACCAGTTCGGCGAGGTGCTGGCGGAAATTTTGGACAACGACCACAAGGCTCTGGTGTTCAGCCAGTTCGTCGATCACCTCACCATCCTGCGGGAATATCTGGACAGGCAGAAGATTGCCTACCAATATCTAGATGGCAGCACTCCGGCCAAGACGCGCAAGAAGCGGGTCGATGCCTTCCAGAACGGCGAGGGCGATGTCTTTCTCATTAGCCTGAAAGCTGGGGGGACGGGGCTGAACCTCACCGCTGCCGATTTCGTCATCCATATGGATCCCTGGTGGAATCCGGCGGTAGAAGACCAGGCCAGCGATCGTGCTCACCGCATCGGTCAACAGCGCCCCGTCACCATTTACCGCCTCGTCGCCCAGGGCACGATCGAAGACAAAATCGTCGCCCTGCACAAAACCAAACGCGACCTCGCCGACAGCCTACTCTCCGGTACCGACGTCAGCAGCAAGATCTCCACCGACGAACTGCTAGCCTTGATTCAGGGCTGA